In Nostoc sp. GT001, a genomic segment contains:
- the bioF gene encoding 8-amino-7-oxononanoate synthase, giving the protein MPTDPYAWLEQSLATIHRADWYRSVQPINGRPGATVVLAGQEVINFASNDYLGLAGDERLMAAATAAIAEFGTGSTGSRLLSGHRELHKELEEAIASTKQTEDALVFSSGYLANLGAITALVGKRDLIFSDQYNHSSLKNGAILSGAVVVEYPHCDIAVLKTQLSQQRQNYRRCLILTDTVFSMDGDLCPLPALLAIADEFSCMLLVDEAHATGVLGKTGAGCVEHFGCTGKQLIQIGTLSKALGSLGGYVAGSSALIDFLRNRAPSWIYTTGLSPADTAAALAAIKIVQQEPQHRAQLWGNIHYLKTLLQQLPNLKLLPSESPILCFQLPNATDALKAGKQLRDAGIFAPAIRPPTVPTSRIRISLMATHKVAHIEKLVAVLKDCNIIRNS; this is encoded by the coding sequence ATGCCCACCGATCCTTATGCCTGGCTAGAACAGTCCTTAGCAACAATTCATCGGGCGGACTGGTATCGTTCGGTACAACCTATCAACGGTCGTCCGGGTGCAACGGTGGTTTTAGCTGGGCAAGAGGTAATTAATTTTGCCAGCAATGACTATTTGGGCTTGGCTGGGGATGAGCGGTTGATGGCAGCGGCGACGGCTGCGATCGCAGAATTTGGGACTGGTAGTACTGGTTCTAGATTACTCAGTGGGCATCGGGAATTACACAAGGAGTTAGAGGAGGCGATCGCATCTACCAAACAAACAGAAGATGCCTTGGTATTTAGTTCTGGGTATCTAGCAAATTTGGGTGCAATTACCGCCCTTGTAGGCAAACGTGATTTAATTTTCTCTGACCAGTACAATCATTCCAGTCTGAAAAATGGAGCGATTCTCAGCGGTGCAGTAGTGGTGGAATATCCACACTGTGATATCGCAGTATTGAAAACTCAGTTGAGTCAACAGCGGCAAAATTACCGACGCTGTTTGATTCTTACTGATACCGTCTTCAGTATGGATGGCGATTTATGTCCGTTACCTGCACTGTTGGCGATCGCTGATGAATTTAGCTGTATGCTGCTAGTCGATGAAGCTCATGCCACTGGGGTACTAGGAAAAACTGGCGCTGGGTGTGTAGAGCATTTTGGGTGTACAGGAAAGCAATTAATTCAAATTGGCACTTTGAGTAAAGCTTTAGGTAGTTTAGGCGGGTATGTAGCAGGAAGTAGCGCCTTAATTGACTTTTTGCGGAACCGCGCACCAAGTTGGATTTATACCACTGGGCTTTCACCTGCTGATACAGCCGCGGCCTTAGCAGCAATTAAGATAGTGCAGCAAGAACCGCAACATCGTGCCCAATTGTGGGGGAATATACATTACTTGAAAACTTTGCTGCAACAGTTACCTAACCTGAAATTGCTGCCTTCTGAATCACCCATATTATGTTTTCAATTGCCTAATGCTACAGATGCGCTCAAAGCTGGAAAACAGCTAAGAGATGCTGGCATTTTTGCCCCAGCAATTCGTCCCCCCACAGTGCCCACAAGTCGAATCAGAATATCTTTAATGGCAACTCATAAAGTAGCGCATATTGAAAAATTGGTAGCAGTGCTGAAGGATTGCAATATAATTCGTAATTCGTAA
- the ruvA gene encoding Holliday junction branch migration protein RuvA encodes MISYLKGIVAGIQTIGANRVILTLEVNGLGYDLQVPQRLANQLPESGGVAQIFTHLQIREEVPFLYGFASPAERDLFRHLLTVTGIGAALAIALLDTLELPDLVQAIIAGNTQILIQAPGVGKKIAERICLELKSKLVEWRKSAGFFVATGGPAPGILEEVQMTLFALGYTAHEVSHALHVVSEDIGLPKDAYVEDWIKQAIAHLSSEQV; translated from the coding sequence ATGATTAGTTATCTAAAAGGTATAGTCGCTGGTATCCAAACAATTGGCGCTAATCGCGTGATTCTGACTCTGGAAGTGAATGGCTTGGGTTATGATTTGCAAGTTCCCCAACGGCTAGCAAACCAGTTACCAGAGTCGGGAGGAGTGGCGCAAATTTTTACCCATTTGCAAATTCGGGAAGAAGTGCCCTTTCTATATGGCTTTGCTTCCCCAGCCGAACGCGATTTATTTCGCCACTTGCTGACTGTCACAGGCATTGGTGCAGCCTTAGCGATCGCCCTCTTAGACACTCTGGAACTACCAGATTTAGTCCAAGCAATTATCGCTGGCAATACACAAATCCTCATTCAGGCTCCAGGTGTGGGTAAAAAAATCGCTGAACGCATCTGTTTGGAACTGAAAAGCAAATTGGTCGAGTGGCGTAAATCAGCCGGGTTCTTCGTCGCCACAGGCGGGCCTGCACCAGGAATTCTCGAAGAGGTGCAAATGACCCTCTTCGCCTTGGGATACACTGCCCATGAGGTCAGTCACGCCCTACATGTGGTCAGCGAAGACATCGGACTACCCAAAGATGCCTATGTCGAAGACTGGATTAAACAAGCGATCGCTCATCTCAGTAGCGAACAAGTTTAA
- a CDS encoding ATP-binding protein, with protein MAYKATQSGLWDWDIIHNSAHVSEEYVNLFGLDPSTKEITYELWLSLLHPDDRTSAHEGVNRTIQQQEEYYEDDFRTIHPDGIRWLAARGQVFYDAAGNAVRMVGNVQDITDRKQAEIQRDRLFQLEQAARAEAERANRIKDEFLAVLSHELRSPLNPILGWTKLLQTRKFSETKMAEALATIERNAKLQTQLIDDLLDLAKILRGKLSIEAAPVNLAFVIESAIDTVNTAALSKSIVLHSVLPNIGQVSGDSNRLQQIVWNLLSNAIKFTPKGGRVETRLEQVDDRAQIIVSDTGKGISSDFLPYIFESFRQEDVSITRKYGGLGLGLAIVRQLVEAHGGTITADSPGVGLGATFTVQLPLLNVEPEIKQPDELPQQALELTGIKVLTVDDDPDARELLTVLLAEYGAEVLTVDSAAEVLANLESFQPDVLVSDIGMPEVDGYSLIQKIRTLTPEKGGEIPAIALTAYARVDDYERAIISGYQRHVTKPLDPEELVQAVVALVHSKL; from the coding sequence TTGGCGTACAAAGCGACGCAATCGGGATTATGGGACTGGGACATTATCCACAATAGCGCTCATGTATCTGAAGAGTACGTCAATTTGTTTGGGCTTGATCCAAGCACAAAGGAAATCACCTATGAACTGTGGTTAAGTCTCCTGCACCCAGACGATCGCACCTCAGCCCATGAAGGGGTGAATCGCACCATCCAGCAACAGGAAGAGTACTATGAAGATGACTTCCGTACCATACATCCTGATGGTATTCGCTGGTTAGCGGCTAGAGGTCAGGTTTTTTATGATGCTGCGGGCAATGCGGTACGGATGGTAGGTAATGTACAGGATATCACCGATCGCAAACAAGCTGAAATCCAACGCGATCGCCTATTTCAGCTAGAACAAGCAGCCAGAGCCGAAGCCGAACGCGCTAATCGGATCAAAGATGAATTTTTGGCGGTTCTCTCCCACGAATTGCGATCGCCTCTTAACCCGATTCTCGGCTGGACAAAACTGCTGCAAACCCGCAAATTTAGTGAAACCAAAATGGCTGAAGCTTTAGCCACCATTGAACGCAACGCGAAACTGCAAACTCAACTGATTGATGACTTGCTCGATCTAGCTAAGATTCTGCGCGGCAAACTGAGCATTGAGGCGGCTCCTGTAAATTTGGCATTTGTGATTGAATCTGCCATCGACACAGTAAATACAGCAGCCCTTTCCAAATCAATTGTGTTGCATTCAGTACTGCCGAATATTGGGCAAGTCTCTGGAGATTCTAACCGCCTTCAACAGATCGTTTGGAATTTACTTTCTAATGCGATCAAGTTTACCCCCAAAGGAGGACGGGTAGAAACCCGACTAGAGCAAGTTGACGATCGAGCACAAATTATCGTCAGTGACACTGGTAAAGGCATTAGCTCTGACTTTCTCCCGTATATTTTTGAGTCATTCCGTCAGGAAGATGTCTCAATTACCCGCAAGTATGGGGGATTAGGATTGGGGTTAGCGATCGTCCGGCAGTTAGTTGAGGCACACGGCGGCACTATCACGGCTGACAGTCCAGGTGTTGGCTTGGGAGCCACCTTTACAGTCCAGTTGCCACTGCTGAATGTTGAACCGGAAATCAAGCAGCCAGATGAGTTGCCACAACAAGCACTCGAACTCACGGGGATTAAAGTCCTCACAGTTGATGATGATCCCGATGCCCGTGAGCTATTAACAGTATTACTTGCTGAATACGGAGCAGAAGTCTTGACTGTTGACTCTGCGGCAGAAGTTTTAGCAAATCTAGAGTCTTTTCAACCTGATGTCTTAGTCAGTGATATTGGGATGCCCGAAGTCGATGGTTATTCCCTGATTCAAAAGATCCGCACCTTAACGCCCGAAAAAGGGGGAGAAATTCCCGCGATCGCTTTGACTGCTTATGCCAGAGTGGATGATTACGAGCGAGCTATAATTAGTGGCTATCAGCGACACGTTACCAAGCCTCTAGATCCAGAAGAGTTAGTTCAAGCTGTGGTGGCACTTGTACACAGCAAACTATGA
- a CDS encoding response regulator, with protein MSDQPNDPSLEQSISIVLVEDNPTDAELTIRALRRGRIGNNIQLLQDGAEALDFLFCRGEYAHRSMTNQPKVILLDLKLPRVSGLEVLRQLKSDPRTQMIPVVVLTSSAEDQDMIESYQLGVNSYIVKPVDFEQFNQAVQQLGFYWILFNQLPVL; from the coding sequence ATGAGTGACCAACCCAATGACCCATCTTTAGAGCAATCAATTTCCATTGTGTTAGTTGAAGATAATCCTACTGATGCCGAGCTAACTATCCGAGCATTGCGTCGCGGTAGAATTGGCAACAATATTCAACTACTTCAAGATGGAGCCGAAGCCCTAGATTTTCTCTTTTGTCGGGGAGAGTACGCCCACCGTAGCATGACGAATCAACCCAAAGTCATTTTGCTAGATTTGAAACTGCCAAGGGTAAGTGGATTAGAAGTTTTACGGCAACTCAAATCCGATCCACGCACGCAAATGATTCCAGTTGTGGTGCTGACCTCTTCTGCTGAAGACCAGGATATGATCGAGAGTTACCAGCTTGGGGTAAATAGCTACATCGTCAAACCTGTCGATTTTGAACAATTTAACCAAGCAGTCCAGCAGCTTGGTTTTTATTGGATCTTGTTTAATCAATTACCAGTTTTGTAA
- a CDS encoding type II toxin-antitoxin system VapC family toxin — MAYLLDTNVLLRCADSNHPMYNDAINAISLLRHQGETLCIVPQNLIEFWNVYTRPANKNGLGHTASEAGEEIIRLKAFFTFLTDTASIYDEWERLVMQYQIKGVNVHDARLTAAMLVYGLTHILTFNISDFARYSEITAVNPSTITP, encoded by the coding sequence GTGGCTTATCTGCTCGATACCAATGTCCTGCTGCGGTGCGCAGACTCTAACCACCCAATGTACAACGATGCAATCAATGCAATTTCCTTGCTGCGTCACCAGGGGGAAACCCTCTGCATCGTACCACAGAATCTCATTGAGTTTTGGAACGTGTATACCCGTCCAGCGAATAAAAATGGGCTGGGTCACACTGCCTCTGAAGCTGGAGAAGAAATCATCCGGCTGAAAGCTTTCTTTACTTTTCTGACAGATACCGCAAGCATTTACGACGAATGGGAGCGGCTTGTTATGCAGTATCAGATAAAAGGGGTTAATGTCCACGATGCACGGCTGACAGCGGCTATGCTAGTGTATGGGCTGACCCATATCCTTACGTTTAATATTAGTGATTTTGCCCGTTACTCAGAAATTACTGCCGTTAATCCCAGCACTATTACACCTTAA
- a CDS encoding sucrose-phosphate phosphatase — protein sequence MKPFLFVTDLDDTLVYRTVGDDSALPELNQLLNRHRQEYGTKIVYSTGRSPVLYKELQAQKNLLQPDALVLSVGTEIYLNGTDTPDSGWSKILSPGWERETVLSITKKYPELVRQPDSEQRPFKVSCFLEQKVSANVLPQLEAELQKSKLNVKLIYSSGIDLDIVPHSSDKGQAMQFLRQKWKFAAEQTVVCGDSGNDIALFAVGNERGIIVGNARKELLQWHDEYPATHRYLAKAFCAGGIIEGLNYFGLL from the coding sequence ATGAAACCATTTCTGTTTGTAACCGATTTAGATGATACCCTCGTATATCGCACCGTCGGCGATGACAGCGCTTTACCAGAACTAAATCAACTGCTGAATAGACATCGCCAAGAATACGGCACTAAAATCGTTTATTCTACGGGGCGATCGCCTGTACTTTACAAAGAACTCCAAGCTCAAAAAAATCTTTTGCAACCCGATGCCCTCGTCCTTTCCGTGGGTACTGAAATATACCTTAATGGTACTGATACTCCAGACTCAGGTTGGTCAAAAATCCTCTCTCCGGGATGGGAACGAGAAACTGTATTATCTATTACAAAAAAATATCCTGAGTTAGTTAGGCAACCAGATTCCGAACAGCGTCCCTTCAAAGTGAGTTGTTTTCTAGAACAAAAAGTATCTGCGAATGTTCTACCACAACTTGAAGCAGAGTTGCAGAAATCTAAATTAAATGTAAAGTTAATCTACAGTAGCGGAATAGACCTTGACATTGTACCCCATAGCAGCGATAAAGGTCAGGCAATGCAGTTTTTACGCCAGAAGTGGAAATTTGCAGCAGAACAAACAGTTGTCTGTGGTGATTCAGGTAATGATATTGCTTTATTTGCTGTAGGCAACGAACGGGGAATCATTGTGGGGAATGCCCGAAAAGAGTTACTCCAATGGCACGATGAGTATCCCGCTACGCACCGCTACCTGGCAAAAGCTTTTTGTGCAGGTGGAATTATTGAAGGCTTAAATTATTTTGGTCTCTTGTAA
- a CDS encoding AAA family ATPase, with amino-acid sequence MLEIPEYKIWAKIHESANSRVYRGIRERDRLPLIFKILKKDYPTPEEITRYKLEYEITRSLSLEGVIQAYDLQQYQSTFAIVLEDFGGESLTKIIATKRFSLIEFLKLAVRIAEILSEIHSANIIHKDINPSNIVLNLETQQLKFIDFGISTARSRETLTLKNPTVLEGTLAYISPEQTGRMNRSLDYRTDFYSLGATFYQLLTHRLPFESSDALELIHHHLALEPIPPHVIDPEIPAIVSEIILKLLAKTAEDRYQSAWGIKTDLEQCLIQLENTGRIEPFLLAQQDISDKFYIPEKLYGREREIETLLAAIARVAGNRDGSQVELMLIAGYSGIGKSVLVQEIYKPITQQRGYFISGKFDQYQRNIPYFAIAQAFESLIKQLLTEEDVQLCQWRDNLLAALGSNSRVITKVIPTLELIVGNQPDVPVLPPTESQNRFNQVFQNFIRVFTQSEHPLVIFLDDLQWADNASLKLIQLLATSTEKQSLLLMGAYRDNEVNTAHPLIQMVEEIRQAGAVVNQLSLAALSLPDINQLIADTLHCQPENSLPLASLVQQKTGGNPFFINEFLKSLYTEGLVEFDRQTKKWQWSIELIQNRGITDNIVELMAGKIQKLNEKTQQVLQLSACIGNQFNLETLAFAAQLSQREAAQALGVAIAQGLILPMSNAHKSVVLDVPLPSNPVIEYKFAHDRIQQAAYSLIPESERRNVHLQIGKRLLQEASAQQREQNIFDITNQLNLGQELIKIQAERHELAQLNLMSGEKAKASTAYNSALKYFQIGLDLLADTCWQTQYELALALYSLAAETAYLNGELELMEQLVSCVLENTKSLAAKIKVYEVKIQAYAGQMQFLSALAIGLQALEELGVHLPAAPTPEEIQQAFSNTARTLQGKPVEDLFDLPTMTDAVAPLSIRLLANLMAPAYQAAPALFPLIILEMVNLSIKYGNHDLSAFAYAAYSNILGSVLLEIEIAYQFVQLALKLLEKSSNLPIRGKTLFMANTSVRFRTIHLKETIKPLQEAYQICIETGDLEFAAYSILHHCDHCFFTAMPLPELKQKLESYIQVLTQLKESTNANALKVYQQTVLNLMTTSATPEVLIGEAYDESQQLPLLQQANHHKGLFYLYFNKLFLCYYFENFPQAVDNANQAENYPDGGRSNAVFPIFYFYDSLARLMLYPQVNQEEQAMILQRVTDSQQKMQLWAHHAPMNYLHKWYLVEAERHRVLGEVAAMDAYDRAITLARENEYLQEEALANELAAKFHLANNRMTIAKAYLQEAKYGYLRWGATAKVEDLERRYPQLLELRSQRTSTRQLDTTQSTSSKLETLDLETVLKASQAIASEILLDKLLAKLMTILIENAGAQTGYLILPTQDEWRVEAMGSIGNETVAVLQSIPLESISADSTPYLPTALINYVVRTQESVILDNAAQFGNFQSEPWIVHHQSKSILCATLLNQGKLTGIVLLENNLTTSAFTPERIEIFSLLSTQAAISIDNARLLKQEAELNESLRAEIAERRRAEKDRDRLITILEASTDHIGMATPQGNVFWNNSQARKLAGIPPDADITTMNIPNYHPQWALEIIQNQGIPAAIQNGIWVGETALLSSDGREIPVSQMIIAHKATDGSLEYFSTIMRDISALKSVEAEVRQLNAELEERVIQRTEQLQAANKALEAFSYSVSHDLRAPLRAIVGFARMMQEDYGKQLDTEANRYLKIMRENAKRMGELIDDLLNLSRLDRKEMSRQPVLFNEIIQQVLSDLASDLQGRQIEFAIADLPICQADPSLLKQVWINLLSNAIKYTRYKSPAYIQVGYEVMDGERVYFIRDNGAGFDMQYADNLFGVFQRLHREQDFAGTGIGLAIVQRIIQRHGGRIWAEAAIDRGATFYFTLEG; translated from the coding sequence ATGCTGGAAATTCCTGAATATAAAATTTGGGCAAAAATCCATGAAAGTGCTAATTCACGGGTCTATAGAGGAATACGGGAACGGGATCGTTTGCCTTTAATCTTCAAGATTTTGAAGAAAGACTACCCTACGCCAGAGGAAATCACACGCTATAAGCTGGAATACGAAATTACCCGCAGCTTATCATTGGAAGGTGTTATCCAGGCTTACGACTTGCAGCAATATCAAAGCACTTTTGCGATCGTTCTGGAGGACTTTGGAGGCGAATCCTTAACAAAAATTATCGCGACAAAAAGGTTTTCCTTAATCGAATTTCTGAAGTTAGCTGTTCGGATTGCTGAAATTTTAAGTGAAATTCATAGTGCAAATATTATTCATAAGGATATTAATCCATCGAATATTGTTTTAAATCTAGAAACACAACAACTTAAATTTATTGATTTTGGGATTTCAACTGCCCGATCGCGGGAGACATTGACTCTCAAAAATCCAACCGTATTAGAGGGAACATTAGCTTACATCTCTCCAGAGCAAACAGGCAGAATGAACCGTTCTCTCGACTACCGAACTGATTTTTATTCATTAGGTGCTACCTTCTATCAACTTTTGACTCATCGGCTGCCGTTTGAATCTAGTGATGCCCTGGAGTTGATTCACCACCACCTAGCTTTGGAACCCATTCCACCCCATGTTATCGATCCAGAAATTCCGGCGATCGTTTCCGAAATTATCCTGAAACTTTTAGCTAAAACAGCAGAGGATCGATATCAAAGTGCCTGGGGAATTAAAACTGATTTAGAACAGTGTCTAATTCAGCTAGAAAATACGGGACGAATAGAGCCTTTTTTGTTAGCGCAACAGGATATTTCTGATAAGTTTTATATCCCAGAAAAACTCTATGGCAGAGAAAGGGAGATTGAGACATTATTAGCAGCGATCGCCAGAGTAGCAGGTAACAGAGATGGATCTCAAGTTGAACTGATGCTGATAGCAGGATACTCCGGTATTGGCAAGTCAGTATTGGTGCAGGAAATTTATAAACCGATTACGCAACAACGGGGCTACTTTATTTCAGGCAAATTTGACCAGTATCAGCGCAATATTCCTTACTTTGCGATCGCTCAAGCCTTTGAATCACTCATCAAACAATTATTGACTGAAGAGGATGTACAACTGTGTCAGTGGCGAGACAATCTCTTAGCTGCCCTCGGCTCAAACAGTCGCGTCATTACCAAAGTAATTCCCACATTGGAATTAATTGTCGGCAATCAACCAGACGTACCAGTTCTACCGCCAACAGAATCTCAAAATCGCTTTAACCAAGTCTTTCAAAATTTCATTCGCGTCTTTACCCAGTCAGAACATCCACTCGTCATTTTTTTAGACGATCTCCAGTGGGCAGATAATGCCTCACTGAAGCTGATTCAACTGCTAGCTACCTCCACCGAGAAACAATCGTTGTTGTTAATGGGGGCATATCGAGATAACGAGGTGAATACAGCTCATCCCCTGATCCAGATGGTGGAGGAAATTCGCCAAGCTGGAGCAGTAGTGAACCAACTTTCTCTCGCAGCATTAAGCCTACCTGATATCAATCAGCTGATTGCCGATACATTACACTGCCAACCAGAGAATTCCCTACCCTTAGCGTCACTGGTGCAACAAAAAACTGGTGGCAATCCCTTTTTCATCAATGAATTTTTGAAATCTCTCTACACTGAAGGGCTAGTAGAATTCGATCGCCAAACAAAAAAATGGCAATGGTCGATAGAACTAATTCAGAATCGGGGAATTACCGATAACATTGTGGAGTTGATGGCAGGTAAGATTCAGAAGCTCAACGAAAAGACGCAGCAAGTGTTGCAGCTATCTGCCTGCATTGGCAACCAATTTAATCTCGAAACCCTGGCATTTGCCGCCCAATTATCCCAACGGGAAGCCGCGCAAGCTTTGGGAGTAGCGATCGCTCAAGGGTTGATTTTGCCCATGAGTAATGCCCACAAATCCGTTGTCTTGGATGTGCCACTCCCTAGCAACCCTGTCATTGAATATAAATTTGCTCACGATCGCATTCAGCAAGCAGCTTATTCTCTGATCCCCGAATCAGAACGGCGAAATGTTCATCTGCAAATCGGCAAACGACTGCTCCAGGAAGCTTCTGCCCAACAGCGAGAGCAAAATATCTTTGATATCACCAATCAACTCAATTTAGGTCAAGAGCTAATTAAAATCCAGGCAGAACGGCATGAACTGGCTCAACTAAATTTGATGTCAGGGGAAAAAGCGAAAGCTTCTACAGCATACAACTCTGCTTTAAAATACTTCCAAATCGGTTTAGATTTGTTGGCAGATACTTGCTGGCAAACTCAGTATGAATTGGCTCTAGCTTTGTATAGTTTGGCAGCAGAAACAGCTTACCTCAATGGCGAACTGGAGTTAATGGAACAATTGGTAAGCTGTGTGCTAGAAAATACCAAATCGCTGGCAGCCAAAATTAAAGTTTATGAGGTAAAAATTCAAGCCTATGCCGGACAGATGCAATTTCTGTCAGCATTGGCGATCGGTCTTCAAGCTTTAGAGGAATTAGGCGTACATCTGCCAGCTGCACCAACTCCAGAGGAAATTCAGCAAGCATTCTCCAATACTGCCCGCACCTTGCAGGGTAAACCCGTGGAAGATTTGTTTGATCTACCAACCATGACGGATGCAGTTGCTCCCCTCAGCATCCGGTTATTAGCAAATTTGATGGCCCCAGCCTACCAAGCAGCCCCGGCGCTATTTCCGCTAATCATTCTGGAGATGGTGAATTTATCAATTAAGTATGGCAATCATGACCTTTCTGCATTTGCCTACGCCGCCTACAGTAACATTCTGGGCAGCGTGCTTCTAGAAATTGAAATCGCCTATCAGTTTGTGCAGTTGGCACTGAAGCTACTAGAAAAATCCAGCAATTTACCGATCCGTGGTAAAACCCTGTTCATGGCCAACACCTCTGTGCGCTTTCGGACTATTCACCTCAAAGAAACGATTAAACCATTACAGGAGGCTTACCAAATTTGCATTGAGACGGGAGATTTGGAGTTTGCCGCATACAGCATTTTGCACCACTGCGACCACTGTTTTTTTACGGCTATGCCCCTGCCTGAATTAAAACAAAAACTGGAAAGCTACATTCAAGTACTTACTCAACTGAAAGAATCTACTAATGCCAATGCACTCAAGGTTTATCAACAGACAGTCTTGAACTTGATGACAACATCTGCAACTCCCGAAGTTTTGATCGGTGAGGCTTACGATGAGTCGCAACAATTACCTTTGCTACAACAAGCTAATCATCATAAAGGGCTGTTTTATCTTTACTTCAATAAGCTGTTTCTTTGCTATTACTTCGAGAATTTTCCCCAAGCCGTTGACAATGCCAATCAAGCAGAAAATTACCCAGATGGGGGTAGGTCGAATGCAGTTTTCCCCATCTTCTATTTTTATGATTCCCTGGCGCGACTGATGCTTTATCCGCAGGTGAATCAGGAGGAGCAAGCAATGATTCTCCAACGGGTAACTGACAGTCAACAGAAGATGCAGCTTTGGGCACATCATGCCCCGATGAACTATTTACATAAGTGGTACTTGGTAGAAGCAGAAAGGCATAGGGTATTGGGTGAAGTAGCAGCAATGGATGCTTACGATCGCGCCATTACCCTAGCCAGAGAAAACGAATACCTCCAAGAAGAGGCGCTAGCCAACGAACTAGCAGCAAAGTTTCATCTGGCAAACAACCGGATGACAATTGCTAAAGCCTATCTGCAAGAGGCGAAATATGGTTATTTAAGGTGGGGGGCAACTGCTAAAGTTGAAGATTTGGAAAGACGCTATCCCCAACTGCTAGAACTGCGATCGCAAAGAACCAGCACACGTCAACTTGACACCACACAATCGACTTCAAGTAAGTTAGAAACACTTGACCTAGAAACGGTATTGAAAGCCTCCCAAGCGATCGCCAGTGAAATTCTCTTAGATAAACTTCTGGCAAAACTGATGACCATCCTGATTGAGAATGCCGGGGCGCAAACAGGTTATCTGATTTTGCCAACACAAGACGAATGGCGGGTTGAAGCGATGGGATCGATTGGCAATGAGACAGTAGCCGTTTTGCAATCAATTCCCTTGGAATCGATATCAGCAGACAGTACTCCTTACTTGCCAACTGCGCTGATTAATTACGTGGTTCGCACCCAAGAAAGTGTTATCCTCGACAATGCTGCTCAATTTGGCAATTTTCAATCTGAACCCTGGATTGTTCACCACCAATCGAAATCAATTCTTTGCGCTACTCTTTTGAACCAGGGAAAATTAACTGGAATTGTCCTTTTAGAAAATAATCTTACCACCAGCGCCTTTACCCCAGAGCGAATTGAAATTTTCAGTTTACTTTCTACTCAGGCAGCTATTTCCATTGACAATGCCCGTCTGTTGAAACAGGAGGCAGAACTAAATGAATCCTTACGGGCTGAAATTGCCGAACGCCGACGAGCCGAGAAAGACCGCGATCGCCTAATTACCATCCTAGAAGCATCTACCGATCATATTGGCATGGCCACTCCCCAAGGCAATGTTTTTTGGAATAACAGTCAAGCCAGAAAATTGGCAGGCATACCGCCGGATGCAGATATAACTACCATGAACATCCCCAACTACCATCCCCAGTGGGCATTAGAGATTATCCAAAATCAAGGCATTCCGGCAGCTATTCAAAATGGAATCTGGGTTGGTGAAACCGCTTTGTTGAGCAGTGATGGTAGAGAAATTCCGGTTTCCCAAATGATCATTGCTCACAAAGCCACAGATGGCAGTCTGGAATATTTTTCTACGATCATGCGCGATATCAGCGCCCTGAAATCAGTGGAGGCAGAAGTCCGCCAACTCAATGCTGAATTAGAAGAACGAGTAATCCAGCGGACAGAGCAATTGCAAGCTGCTAACAAAGCGTTAGAGGCTTTTTCCTACTCCGTTTCTCATGATTTACGAGCGCCGCTGCGGGCGATCGTTGGCTTTGCGAGAATGATGCAAGAAGACTACGGTAAGCAACTCGATACAGAAGCCAATCGTTACCTAAAAATTATGCGGGAGAATGCCAAACGCATGGGTGAGTTGATTGACGATTTGTTGAACCTATCCCGCCTAGATCGTAAGGAAATGTCTCGGCAGCCCGTTTTATTCAATGAGATAATTCAACAGGTGCTAAGTGATTTAGCCTCAGATTTGCAGGGTCGTCAGATTGAATTTGCGATCGCCGATTTACCTATATGTCAGGCTGACCCTTCACTGCTCAAACAAGTCTGGATAAATCTGTTATCAAATGCGATTAAGTACACCCGCTACAAATCTCCTGCTTACATTCAAGTGGGCTATGAGGTTATGGATGGGGAAAGAGTATATTTCATTAGAGATAATGGAGCAGGATTTGATATGCAGTATGCCGATAATCTGTTTGGAGTATTCCAACGTCTGCACCGCGAACAAGATTTTGCAGGTACGGGGATTGGACTAGCGATCGTGCAGCGCATTATTCAACGCCACGGTGGGCGCATCTGGGCCGAAGCAGCCATCGATCGAGGCGCAACCTTTTATTTCACCCTTGAAGGGTAA